In Lactuca sativa cultivar Salinas chromosome 5, Lsat_Salinas_v11, whole genome shotgun sequence, the DNA window aactatataactgtaagtatgacttcaggaaccgatcagcaatcgtagctctatcAAAGTCTCGTGGAATTAAGATAacgtgccatttaagataagtgatcatacaatcctctgctctcaagatatcagtcggacaaatacatggaacaatgtcgtacttattgtcaagcagtctgtttcccgatttccgatttgtttgacatagaacttaactaaacacatcaatttggttctgaccaggcccggtacattggtcaaaagaaatcattgaggggcctagatatcacttttaatcctctaaggactaaaaggaacagataaaattcgactcatatgcttgttctactacttgttgaatcatacacaaatgaaCGTTTTATAGCATccagttaccaatgcgttttcgtacaatcaatgtataaccaactcatagtcaacaactcatatctctaggtttgaagatttatatgatattaccatctcatgatcactcaagataaattccacgaagtgatacaagtgagcgtgggttgaatccaatactcgaatcggtattccaggagtactcatgaacattgcagcctCTTTGTCCCAAAAAAACTACAGACCCTTCATGACAGTCTCACCTCATTACCTacatccaaagtatgattgactgtggatggtatggataatatgatataccataacataattattctgtaagtcaaaacatgcaaaaatgaaatgatagtaaacgattgacaaaagatagcaacactttacttataaaaaaacaacaacttttatttatcatcaaatgtcaattacactttaaatatttcaaaagctatctaatttctaaaactaatatcatcccctagcccaatgtgcctcgcatgctgaagatgcttaacctacccagtcccttcgtgaggggatctgctgggttctttgccacgaggagtctttcttctattcgatgtctaatgaaatggtattttctctCCATGTGTCTGGATCTTTCgtaatcccttggttccttggctaaggcacctgcactttcactatcatagaaaatttccatagtctcctttatagctggtactactccaaaGTCTCCAATAAAGTTCTTTAGCCAGTATTGCCTCCTTTTCTAcctcacttgctgctatatactctgattcgcaagttgaatcagtcactgtctccttcttggaacttttccaagtaattgctcctccgtttaaggtaaagaaccagcctgactgagagcggaaattatcctatcattctggaagctagcatcgcTATACCCTACtaatctcaagtcatcactcccaccgagggtaaggacccagttctTAGTCCTCCGCATGTACTTGAGAATGTGCTTTACCGTACTCCAGTGAGCCTTGACATGGTTCCCctaatatctgctgaccatgctcaaagcaaaggccacatctggacgagtacaagtcatagcatacatgatcgagcctacaccggaagcatacggtactcaATTTATCTAAGCTATCTCATCCTCTGTACTTGGGCTCTAAGTCTTAGGGGCTGTTTATTTAGCCTCTTAATGGTCTCATAATGAGCTGGATCTGAATCGTTCAGATTCAGAGCGTTTGGTTGACACTATTTCAGCCTCTTAATCGGCCAGACATTAAAAAATATTCTCTTATTTGGTCAGATGAGATATGGAGTATGGATGGTAATTATTCCTTTGATACCCTTGCCCTAAAACCAGATACAAGACGTCCGCCTCTTTTTTTCTGCGCCCTTCTTATTCTTCGAGCGTCTTCTTCCCTGCGTCGATTTCAATCAACCACCGTCGCACCTCCAACGCCGGACAACCTCTGCCTTTGTCGCTTCCTTCCTCCTCATCTCCCCCTTCACCGGTACATTTTTCTATTTTGTGTAAAATACCTCGCTTCTTTCTTCTTCCATGCATTGATGTGATATTGCTGCTATTTCATTGTTGTTTTCTTGCTGTTTTGTTGTTCTTTTCATTTTGATTTGCTGTTTTATTGCTGTTATATGTGattataagtatgaaaatatgtGTTCTTACTGTTTTGTTGAcgttttgttgctgttttgttgCTATTATCATGTTGATTTATTGTTTtcttgttgttatatgtgattATAAGTCTGAAAATATGTGTTTCTGCTGTTTTGTTATTGTTATCATGTTGATTTGGTGTTTTCTTGCAGTTATATGTGCTTATAAGTCTGAAAAtatgtgttcttgctgttttgttGATGTTTTGTTGCTGTTTCTTGCTAATTTGCTATTTATCTGTGATTGAAAGTTCAAAAaatatgtgttcttggtgatttgctGCTATGATTTTTTTGTCCTTGTTGGATTTTCTTGCTGAAAAATGTTGTTGGTGAATTTTGAATACTAGACATGGCACAAATGCCACAAAAGGGCCAAGAATTAATTGGAAACAAATAGAAGGTGTGGAAAAAGCATTTCTTGAAGCTTGTATTCATGAAATTACTACTTATGGACGTGAAGGGAGTAGTTTGAAAGCGAACTCATGGAAGAATGTAGCTGAAGGATTGAAAACAGAATACAATTTTTTAGTTGATCAAAAGCAGATGAAAAACCGATACGACTACTTGAAATCAAAGTATTGTGCTTGGttgaaattaaaaaacaaaacagGCAACGTCTATAACCCCATAACTAACACGTTTAACATGGAGGAAGACGAATGGCAACTAGATGTCAAGGTATTGTGACTTTTGATAGGAagtaatatataataatattttataatatttaataacATTTATAGTATTTTCAAGCAGTCGAACAGAATGATAGAAACTTTGAGGACTTCTCCACTAGTGTACCCTGATCTTTGTGTTAAGTTGTTTGATGGGTCGGCTGTGACTGGAATTCATGGTTGGGGACAATCTGCTACACTTCCTCAACCTTCTCAGGACTCGCCCGACATTAATTTAAGTGACGTCGATGGTATTAATGTAACTCACATGGAAAATATGACTTCACCTGAAAGTGcaaatgaaggaacctctagtGTTTCCAAAAACAAAGGAggtaaaggaaaaggaaaagcaACAATCAACGCAAAGATCATTGAAGTTGGTGATGAAATTAGCGAAGTTGTAAGAATGTTAGTGGAGAAACATAAAGAACACGATATGGCATCATGTACGGAAAAGTTTGTGAAAATAGAATGGGGAATATCTGATCCAAGATACCAAACGGATGTTTTGCTTTTTGGTGAAAGTGCTGATCTTAGAAAAGTTTGGTTATTTCTTCAGACGGAAGCTTGTGAGATGTGGTTAAAGAATGTTGGATCAAAGTATGGCTTGATGTGATGGTTTTTTTTAGGATTTTATGTGATGTGGATTTAAAATGTTAAACTTTTTAGTATTTTGTTTCATGTGTGTTATGGATTTAAAATGTTAAACCTTTTAATGATTTTATTTGATGTGTGTTATGGAtctaaaattttaaacttttttaggATTTTATTTGACATTATTGTGTTTAAAATGTTGAATGTTATATGTTGTTTgacattatgtttttaaaatgttgatttttaTATGTTGGTTAACAGGTGACTTATGGATATCGATGATGATATTATGTATTTCATGTTGCTTTCTTGGTATTGGATGTTTTTAACTTCGACAAGAATAGAAAGGATAAGCGATTTGAATTCGACATTGACCGGTCATGAATTTACTTATGAATTATTGCATGGATCTTCTTTATAATGTCATGAGTTGATGCGTCTTTCACGGGAAGCATATGTACTACTATGCAaccattttaaacaaaaaaattggtTGCAAAGTAGTCGGTCTATAACCGCTGAAGAAAAGCTAGCTATGTTTTTGACCGTCATCGGACACAATGAGCGGTTTAGAATGGTTAAACGCAAATTTCAACATTCAACGGAAACAATTCATAGGTGCTTTCATGAGGTTCGAAATGCGATGATGAATCTTGCAAGAGAAATTATTGTGCCAACATCTTCTAGTGCAACCGCAAACACATCAGGACGACATAGAAGGTTGAAAGAAATATTTTCGGGAGCGATAGGTGCGTTAGATGGAACTCTTGTACATGCAGTCGTGCCCGCTGATCAACAAACTCGTTataggggaagaggaaaaggGGAATGCTATCAAAATGTTATTggaatttgtaattttgatatgatatttacGTTTGTATGGGCCGATTGGGAGGACATAGCACATGATTCACGAGTTCTCAAAGAAGTTGTATTTCACCCAACTTCCAATTTTCCATTTCCTCCATCAGGTTTGTAATCTTTTTTTCTTAACTTTGAATATTAAATGcattatttatttttcatataaCAATTGCAAAATTAACATTTATAGACaaatattacctttgtgatgccACATACACCAACACTCGTGGATTTCTGGCTCCCTACCACAATACGAGGTATTGGTTATCCGATTTCCGAAGACGACGTGCATTAACCAAGGAGGAAAACTTCAACCATGCTCACGCACAACTCAGAAATGTTATTGAGCATACTTATGGAGTTTTGAAGGCGAGATTCCCAATCCTAAAGCAAATGGCTCCTTATCCGTTTCCAATACAAAGAGACATAGTGCTTGCTTGTTTTGCAGTCCATAATTTTATTAGGAAATGTAATATTCGTGATCAATTATTTATGGACTTCGAAGAGGAAACTATGTTTACTGCTGaagaaggtggaggaagtgaagaccAAAGTGTACATGACATGCAATGGAGTAACCAAGACAATGAATATATGGCTAATTTGCGTAACCAAATTGCTAATCAATTACTTTAAAGTTGTATGCTCACGATTATGTTGAATTTGGATGTTGTATGATGTTTAATTTGGATGTTGTATGAATTTTAATTTCtattttgttttatgtttaatcACGATTTTATATGAagctttgtattttatttataattatttacaAATTCAGTATCATTCAGCACAATCATTCAATCCAACCAATCAATAACGAATAGTTCAGAAGGATAAAATGGACATTTTAACCATTCAGAGACAGACATCCAGATGTCTGACCAAACATTAAATTATCATTCAGATACAGATTCATACAGAGCCTTTACATCATCCAAACATTTGGATCATCCAGATATTAATAATCTAGATGCTACTAAACAGCCCTTACTcagtctggtgttactctggatcggtaaatctcctttattggaatcttgcatgctgaacctactgatcaccttatccaagtaggtaatcagactaagtccaattagtctcttactcttgtctctcaaaatccttatccctaggatatagataGCTTCTCCatggtccttcatagagaaacactttccaagccaggacttcaattcctgcagagttgggatgtcatttcctatgagtagtatgtcatccacatacagtaccacaaagctaactatactcccactagccttgacatatacacaagattcatctttgctcctcgaaaagccaaactctttgactttctcatcgaaacaaagattccatctacaagGTGCTTGTTTAAATCCATAGatcgatttctcaagcttacacactctattagggtactctatactgagaaaaccctctggatgatAGATTTAAACATCCTCAGCCCACTTTCCTTTAAGGAAAGTGGGTTTGAAATCCATTTTCCatgtttcataatcatgaaatgcagcaatggctaacataaccctaataaacTTAATCTCtactactggtgaaaaggtctcatcataatcaacttctagagtttgagaaactccatttgcaaccagtcgcactttataagtgtgtacatttccatccatctcggtcttcttcttgaagatccatttgcactcaactgtcttacgacgtggtacattgtcaaccaagttccaaagttGAATGTCATACacggactgtatctcgctgtctgTAGCCTCTTTCGATTTAGCAACCtcggggcttgccatggcttccgtgtagctgttaggttcatccagacttgctagtgtactatcactaataagtgtatcaccgTCCACAGTAATATGGAACCATAGTAATGCACAGGTGCATTCGTAACTCTcgtggaacacctcagaggtacagacttgtcagttggatcaacaggagtttccttctAAGGTTGACTGcatgggtttgaggttccttcaccacttgactcttgaatttcttcaaggtcaacttgcctcccactgtttccttggcttatgaactctctctctctctctctcatgactCATCTCCTTTCTACAAGGACCACATTATCATCGGGTCTATAGAAgtggtaaccaaaggatttctgtgggtagctgatgaaaatactcCTCTGacttcgaggtttgagcttaCCATGAGTCTCGTGCCTCaggaaagcctcgcaacccaaaatcttgatgttttccaaattgggaactttcctagtccacatctcgtgaggaacctttttggtagggactagattaagaatatgggcggcagtttctaaggcataccctcaaaatgagattggtagcgaagctcgactcatcatggaacgaaccatgtccaacaaggttcgattatgcctctcagccacaccattaagctgtggtgttctgggaggtgtcaattgtgagacaatcccacaatCCTTAAGATAGTCAGGAAAttctatactaagatactcaccacctcgatcagattgaataatcttaatgttcctgcccagttgattctccattttctttttaaactccttgaacttttcaaaggtttatgacttatgcttgattaagtagacatgtccatatctactataatcatcattaaaagtcacatagaagcggttagcatcccttgtggcggttatggagggtccacacacatctgtgtgtataagatccaagaCACCTTCACCCCAAGCACAGGAacaagtgaagggtgactttgtcatttttccaagtaaacaagattcacatctATCATCCTACTTCGATtcaaatgactccaatactccattcttttggagttggcctatgtatttcttgctcacatgtatcaaggacccaagaattagaaaagggtgagttattagacaatatagtgtaaatacctgcatggttgggttttactttcccacacataacatcttgcaagtactttgggcagtttcactTCCATTGCgtcttttcatggcaatagaagcattcaacatcTTTAGGGTTGGCAGTATAAGtgacagaaccaactttggttctacttgaagaggatccatcaaaagactttcccttggtaccctttgaagggctcttcctcctttttcctttgccttgcccgatggCCAGAACACGGGCggcagtaggagtaggagttgTAACAACTGATTTACCTTTAAGACCGgtttcggcggtcttcaaaagtccttgaagcttgctaagtgtgacctcctccttgttcatgtgataggtcattcggaattgatcataacaagaaggtaagaagtgcaaaatgatgtcaattgccaactcctccggaaagttcacattcaacttcagcagacGGTCcaaaaacctttgcattttctgcatgtggcccatgatgggttcaccatccttcctTCGGGTTgatatcatggaggagattatttcatatccctcttgtccatcaaatcctggtgcatctcaaacgGATAAAAGTCCCCATTgaacttttggagctcggctatcATTGttgccaacatgatgcatgccactttggtagcatctctctcatgtaccctaaagtcaacgatctcctcgagagtagCAGTAGATTCATTAAGATCCTTCAGCTCCTTtacgaggacatattccttgtccttatAGCGAGTGACTatccttatgttcctaatccaatcattgaaattagtcccatcaaagatgactctcccacaaaggttcataagagagaaggagccggtagggtttgagctagaagcaacattgttggaagacatctgaaaaagaagaaagacaagtttagattagatataaagatagtccttaataagacacccaaatgtaatattaaggctaggacccaacacaatattttataacttagaagagggatgccataatctaagctataaaatatttgaaggtaggtgaatgacgattcaccaatttccaccatgaaaaacgaaatgtgttattaggttttaattggttttaaaaCTCAAAGactcttttgagattcattgaacttttcaacgacatgtttcaatcttgattgtgcccttcaagttttgtgactgggataccgaggatcacaaactaagGTGTGAATATgaatgcaaattacttggtactcttaatgtttaacacctaatcgatgtgctggttaaccacacgcgctccactgatctatggtaaaccttaagccacccttttctaaccttgttaaatccaagttagtgtgccggttaactacacacgctccactaacgacttaagcaaggttcaaagtgtaatttcatgggttagcaccaaattaaCATTTTCCCAAAgtgactaagattgggaattaataaaacattttgttactatataatcattatacttttaatcaggattaaagtcattgtcctacc includes these proteins:
- the LOC111876605 gene encoding uncharacterized protein LOC111876605, with protein sequence MFLTVIGHNERFRMVKRKFQHSTETIHRCFHEVRNAMMNLAREIIVPTSSSATANTSGRHRRLKEIFSGAIGALDGTLVHAVVPADQQTRYRGRGKGECYQNVIGICNFDMIFTFVWADWEDIAHDSRVLKEVVFHPTSNFPFPPSDKYYLCDATYTNTRGFLAPYHNTRYWLSDFRRRRALTKEENFNHAHAQLRNVIEHTYGVLKARFPILKQMAPYPFPIQRDIVLACFAVHNFIRKCNIRDQLFMDFEEETMFTAEEGGGSEDQSVHDMQWSNQDNEYMANLRNQIANQLL